The Danio aesculapii chromosome 7, fDanAes4.1, whole genome shotgun sequence DNA window attttcaaatatttttgtgtcaaaatacTGTACTGCTAAAAATTGCTTGTCCTTGTCTAGTTGAATTAAAAACACAGAGaagctcaccaagactgcatttgaTTTATAAAAAAGTACCCAcagtacaattgtgaaatgttattgcactataaaataactgttcaaaagtagcttatcatttaatttaataatttataccagttattttaatgatgaattttcagcttcattacttcagttttcacatgatccatcagaaatcactctaatatgaattattatttttgttaatattaatattattattattaatagcaataaaagcaataatacctggagtaatcatttcatttgaaactacacacaataagaaagcagttatttaaaattgtaaattttttacatttaataaatgccgccttgatgaacagaataattttctttaaaaaaactgagcccaaacttttgtcaggtagtgtgtgcaTTTACAATCAGCCTTTTTAGAGGACTTGAATGCATTAATGACCTTATTACGATGCCATTCTAGAAATCGTACGTTTGGAATGACCAGTCTCTCTTGCTCTGGTTAAATGACCCTCTACGTCCTTCATCTGGACAACTAGTGAAAACTAAAAAGTTTGGCTGCCAGACAACCTGGTTTTCTATGATAATTAAGAATATTTCCACCATGTGCAAAATTAACACCAATTACTGCGAAATTTCTGAAAGTGTACACTAAGTTTTAATACATTCTCAAATATAAGTCTTTACACTGGGTTGCAGAATATATTTGAAtcataaaaaatgcttaatataCTCTTTTTCCTTAACTCATCGGTTTACTCAACTATTCCTGTTGGTATTATTAGAAGCAGTGACCTTCAAACTTAGGAAATAGGTTGTTCTCTAAATTTTATCTCTACTGTGTTATCACTAAAACAGGATATGTGGTACATTTACCATTGACAATGATCTCTGCCTGACAAAAACGTtctaatgtgattttgttttaaaataaaatcctatACTTCCTCCACCATAAATTGCAACTAGAACTGACTCTTTCTGGTATCTGAAGAGTTATCTTGATAGCCTTGCATAGATGTAATTTAGCaacaaaaataaactcaaaactgttttgttgttgtttatttacagttaagAAAATTAATGCACATTGCATCTGTATACAATTTCTGttcataaaaaaacatacattcgAACAACATTATAATAGATATGTAATGAAATCTGCCTAATTCACAACATGAAATAAGCAACAACATAATAAAACtttaacatatttacatttatacaaaaataggACGCCTTTATCCACATGAAGTGTTTCTCAATCTATTATTCAATATTACATGTGCAAAATATATGGACAACATATAACGTTGATAAATTGAGTATCTTTTGCAGGTCCTTTCTGACTTATTACCGGTATCACCGATGCTGTGTTATCTGGTGTCGTCCTGAACTTAAGCCGTCTAAAATGATAAAGCATAATTTAGACTCGCTATCAAAAAATAAGGCAAATCAATCTTACTGTTGCAATGGTATCAGTAATAAATGCAGTTAATGAGTAACTTAGTGACCTTAAGAAATGAAGTCACCTTTGATTCTACAGCACGTACCTCTTTGCGATTGCATGTACCACATATGCAGCCGAACAGGCCGTTGAACACCTGGAAGCCACAGAGCAGCAGCTCTAAACAAGCAGCCACAAGCAGAATGGCAAACAGGCCCAGGTTAAACTCCACTATGTTTTCTGGCTCATCGCAAATCGTCCAGGTGTCAGAGTTTCCCAGGTAGTTTTCAGtactgcaaaagaaaaaaaaaaaatcacatgaacatGCAATAGAAGAAGCAACAATTATGTGTGCATAGTTAATGCAGTcatattattatctaatttttttcttttttttcagtatttttacaaataatttacCTAAAAATTTAAATCCACTCATTTTTACTCAActtcaaatggttccaaaccttagtgagtttcttatttttgttgaactcaaaagaagatattttgaagaatgttggagaccaACAGCCATTAATATTCATAgcagtgttgtcaaaaatattgcaatatcgatAAATATCgctactgaaatatttaaaatcatataATCTTGCTTTTGGTTTGTATCGATACGGTCTTTGCTCTCTTGCAAACTCTTCTCACCAGCAGTGGGATTATTAACTGATTATATCATTAAGATTTCATTGCCTTTTggacttttttccccttttttcacttatttttaaattttttatgttgttttaataattttaaaagtaccaaatatcgatatttttcaaggtatcgtatcgaagttggaaattccagtattgtgacaacaatACCGAACatcaatatttttcaaggtattgtatggaagttagaaattccagtatcatgacaacagtACAGAGTAgtgatatttttcaaggtatcgtatcgaagttagaaattccagtatctTGACAACAGTACCAAATGTTGATATTTTAAGGTATCGTATCGAAAttggaaattccagtatcatgacaacactaaaagtaccaaatattgatatttttcaaggtattgtATTTAAGTTaggaaattccagtatcgtgacaacactaattTATAGTAgaaactgtggaagtcaatgattactcacttccaacattcttcaatatatcttctcttgcatttaacagaaaaaagcaactcaaacaagtttgtacTAAGCACAGGGTTTAAATGGGATGCACCAATAACTTCTTACCCGTTTTGGAATGGTCTGGTCCATTCGCCACTATCAATCTTGCAAACTGGCCCTTTAAGCAATGCAACCACAGCTACGGCACCACTATAGAAGGCACCAACCACACCAATTGCTGCAAAGATGATGGACAGAAACATCTAGTGGACAAAGACAGAACAACAGGTCAGTTAAAGGCTCACAAAAATATGTACAAAAGAAACGATCATAATTACgtaaaggtccagtgaagtgctttgaaagaTGCATTTTTGTTCCATCTGTGATGTTATTTCAACTTAAAAGTACAAATGAagtcaaaactaaccatattgattttgttagctgacattgctagttttgtggtgaacaagtcatctgtgcatgtcattaagaaaaaaaaaatagtttgcccttctaatctttcactgaaatctgaaaatgcacttgagttaaattctcagattacttCTGTCTGAGGTATTGAGCGTTGTTAACAcaccacacccctccaactgtcagttttgacaacaaatagAAATGGTGAGAatgaggagtctgttaggttataataactctccacaaacccttttccccatctttttgaatgaaatgcctactttactacatccaatcagctcgcagtagaaaaaacaagccacaaccactgttttctcatttaatacttAGTTTCTCCAGGAACTGCGCcaccatacaaaaaaaaaaacagtcacagcttctagttcatgcagactttaaacatGAAGACAGGATGGGACATATtatccccttttaaaaaaaaaaatagcattttgttttacaaCAGCTCTACcgatgagagtggttgagctcaagcgcattaaataaaatgcaaatgagaAGCCTCTTTAAAAGCTTTGATTGGTCAGTAGATTTGACGAGGCgtcaaaaaaaatcattgatccatcGGGACGAAAGTGGCAAGCTGCAAGCTGTGGTTGTTAtgtcttctaaatgcaaatttcgTCACTTTTTTGGAGCACACTatattatagatatccttaagacttgCATATTagcatctaaaaatatatattttggtttCACAAAGACTTTAAGTATTTGTTTGGATAGAAACTAACCAGTATGTTACACTGAATCTGCATGACTTTCTTTTATGAAGcacaaaattatgttttaaaaacttCGGCAACTGTTTTTTGCTCATTCAGTAAATGTTAATGGTTTCAAACAATTAAAGTGCAATGGATAAAGTTAATGCTCTAGCTTTGTTGAGAAGTCAAAGCTGTAATGTGATGTCTAAGAAAGGCTCACATGATCTAAATCAGTCGTTGCACTCTCTCTAATGATAAAGTTGAGGGCACTTCCAACTCAGaaa harbors:
- the tm4sf21b gene encoding transmembrane 4 L6 family member 5, which produces MCTGKCAKFIGISLYPLALVSILSNIFLFFPDFKTNYAAEDADGEYRLTTEIKYMGGVVGGGILVLIPAIHIHSTGREGCCANRCGMFLSIIFAAIGVVGAFYSGAVAVVALLKGPVCKIDSGEWTRPFQNGTENYLGNSDTWTICDEPENIVEFNLGLFAILLVAACLELLLCGFQVFNGLFGCICGTCNRKETA